The following proteins are co-located in the Brienomyrus brachyistius isolate T26 unplaced genomic scaffold, BBRACH_0.4 scaffold35, whole genome shotgun sequence genome:
- the arl10 gene encoding ADP-ribosylation factor-like 10 translates to MVLLRHISIALTAAVAALGSALFIAWSYFYRRRIWSPEMDYCVFKEEREKEQRNEKQVLVLGLDGAGKSSVLQVLNGTRRPRGCRPTRGFNFMSIRTPGCQLDFLEIGGGEDLRMYWTEYLRKTHILVYVVDSSDRQRLPLAKEELHRLLTAAEQLPVVVLGNKQDKPDAVSVSELHDALSLETIRDERRVFLLTAQLGSEGPNESGGLRDFQDLLLQLV, encoded by the exons ATGGTTCTGCTCCGCCACATATCTATCGCTTTAACCGCCGCGGTGGCAGCTCTCGGATCTGCGCTGTTCATCGCCTGGAGTTACTTCTACAGAAGGCGAATATGGTCACCTGAGATGGACTACTGCGTGTTCAAAGAG gagcgggagaaggagcagcGCAACGAAAAGCAGGTGCTTGTCCTGGGCCTGGACGGAGCCGGCAAAAGCAGCGTTTTGCAGGTCCTTAACGGGACGAGGAGGCCGAGGGGCTGCCGCCCCACCAGAGGCTTCAACTTCATGAGCATCAGGACTCCAGGGTGCCAGCTGGACTTCCTGGAGA TTGGTGGCGGTGAAGACCTGCGGATGTACTGGACAGAGTACCTGAGGAAAACCCATATCTTGGTGTATGTGGTTGACTCCTCTGACCGCCAGCGCCTCCCACTGGCGAAAGAGGAACTGCACAGGCTGCTGACGGCTGCTGAGCAGCTCCCTGTGGTGGTGCTGGGGAACAAACAG GACAAGCCTGACGCTGTCAGCGTCTCGGAGCTCCACGACGCCCTCTccctggaaacaatcagggacgaGAGGAGGGTCTTCCTGCTGACCGCACAGCTGGGCTCAGAGGGCCCGAATGAGTCGGGAGGGCTGCGGGACTTCCAGGACCTGCTACTGCAGCTGGTTTGA